Genomic segment of Catenulispora sp. EB89:
CGCCGCACACCTTCGACGCGCTCGCCCTCGAACTGTGGACCCCGCTGCTGACCGGCGGCCGCGTGGTCGTGGCCCCGCCCGGCGAGCTGGACCCCGACGACCTGACCGACGACCGGACGCCGGACGACGTCAGCTCGCTGTGGCTGTCCGCCGGACAGTTCTGCGCGATCGCGGCGGACCGTCCCGAGCGCCTGGCCGGGGTGCGCGAGGTATGGACCGGCGTGGACCGTGTACCCGCGGCCGCGGTGCGGCGAGTGCGGGCGGCTTGCCCCGACCTGATGATCGTCACCGGCTACGGACCGACCGAGGCGGCCGGGTTCGCCGCGTCCCATCGCGTGGCGGTGGACGCGCCGGTGCTGCCGGGCACGATCGGCGGTCCCTTGGACAACACTGCCGTCTACGTGCTGGGCGCCGGGCTGGCTCCGGTCCCGGTCGGCGTGACCGGGGAGCTGTACGTGGCCGGGTCCGGCGTGGCGCGCGGCTACCCCGGACAGCCCGGGCACACTGCGGAGCGCTTCGTCCCCTGTCCGTTCGGTGCGCCCGGCGCTCGGATGTTCCGGACCGGGGATCGGGTCCGATGGGTCGCTGACGGAGACGGCTCGGCCCGGCTGGAGTACGTGGGCACGGCCGGGGCGCGGGTCGAGGTGCGTGGGCACGCTGTGGAGGCCGCAGAGGTCGAAGAAGTACTGTCCGAGCATGCCGGGCTGGCGCATGCGCTGGTGGCTGGCGTGCGGGACCCCTCTGGTCGGCAGTGTCTTGCGGCCTACGTCGTCCCGGCGGCCGGCAAGGATGGCAAGGATGGCAAGGCCGGCGTAGCCGGCGCGGGCACAGGCGATGGCGCGCGAGAAGGCGCGGCGGACCAGGCCGGTCCGTCGAGCGAGGACCTGCGCCGGTTCGCCGCCGAGCGCCTGCCCGAGTACCTGGTCCCGTCGGTCTTCGTCGTGTTGGACGCTCTGCCGCTGACCGCCGGCGGCCGGGTGGACCGGGCGTCGCTGCCGGCGCCCGAGTTCGGCGGACCGGGGTACCGGGCGCCGCGCAACGACACCGAGCGGATTCTGGCCGAGGTCTTCGCCGAGGCGCTGGAAGTGGAGCGGGTGGGCATCGACGAGGACTTCTTCGACCTCGGCGGCAACTCGCTGCGGGCGATCCGGCTGGTCGGCCTGGTCCGCTCGGAGCTGAACCAGGAGCTGTCGATCCGCACGCTGTTCGCGGTCCGGACCATCACCGGCCTGTCGGAGATGTGGAGCAGCCTCGCGCAGTCCACCAGGCCTGCTCTGCGGCGGCGGACGAAGGACGGCGAAGTCCTCTAGCCCTCTAGGGCCAGGTCGGCGGCTCGCGCGCGTCCGCTTCCGCCATCCACTACTCCGTGATACTGTGTAGTGGTACTCGGCACTACTAAGTACTGAGAGGAGGGCTCGCGATGGACGATCTGACAGAGATGCTGAAGGGCACGCTCGAAGGCTGTGTTCTCCAGATCATCGGCAACGAGGAGACGTACGGCTACGCCATCACCCGTCGGCTGAACGATCTGGGCTTCCCCGATGTCGTCGAAGGCACGACCTACACGATCCTGGTCCGGCTGGAGAAGAACGGGCTGGTCGAGGTGACCAAGCGGCCATCGGCGCAGGGCCCGCCGCGGAAGTTCTTCGCGCTCAACGACGCCGGGCGTGCGGAGCTGGCGAGGTTCTGGGCGAAATGGGAGTACCTCTCGTCGCGCATCAACACACTGAAGGAGGGCAGCCGATGAAGTTCTGGGAGAACGTCACAGGCAGCGACCTGTCCAAGGAATGGAAGGGCTTCGAAGCCCGGGCCAAGGCGCTGCCGGCCGACTACCAGGCGGCGTACGAGCGGGTCGTGGCGGCCCTGCTGCCGCGCGGGGACTTCTCCGGCCGCAGCCTGATGCCGATCCTCGACGGCGTTCTGGGCCTGCTGGAGGAGTCGGCCGCGGAAGGCCTCGGCATCGCCGAGGTGCTCGGCGACGACGTCGAGGGCTTCGCCAAGGCCCTGGTCGGCGGCGAGGAGCAGGCCCGGACCTATCGCGACAAGTGGCGCGAGCAGCTGAACCGGGACGTCGCCAAGAAGCTGAGCCGGCTGGGAGGCTGACATGGGGATCCAGGACATCGTCGAGGGCAAGAAGCAGTGGCGGGACCACGTGGCGCGGGTCAACGCGCTGCCGCCGGACTACCGCATCGTCTACAAGGAGATGCAGAAGTACCTGTTCAAGGTGGGGCCGGTCGATCTGGAGGAGGGGAACCTGCTCTCCAGGATCGTCGACTTCTTCGAGGAGGGCGCCGCGTCCGGCAAGGGAGTCCTCGAACTCACCGGGGCGGACGTCGCCGCCTTCACCGACAACCTGATCAAGGACTCGC
This window contains:
- a CDS encoding PadR family transcriptional regulator, which gives rise to MDDLTEMLKGTLEGCVLQIIGNEETYGYAITRRLNDLGFPDVVEGTTYTILVRLEKNGLVEVTKRPSAQGPPRKFFALNDAGRAELARFWAKWEYLSSRINTLKEGSR
- a CDS encoding DUF1048 domain-containing protein; the protein is MKFWENVTGSDLSKEWKGFEARAKALPADYQAAYERVVAALLPRGDFSGRSLMPILDGVLGLLEESAAEGLGIAEVLGDDVEGFAKALVGGEEQARTYRDKWREQLNRDVAKKLSRLGG
- a CDS encoding DUF1048 domain-containing protein, translating into MGIQDIVEGKKQWRDHVARVNALPPDYRIVYKEMQKYLFKVGPVDLEEGNLLSRIVDFFEEGAASGKGVLELTGADVAAFTDNLIKDSQTNADVYRESLGGQ